One genomic region from Arthrobacter sp. FB24 encodes:
- a CDS encoding Bax inhibitor-1/YccA family protein gives MALGGNPIFNGKNFRGATQAPPVPQAQYGQNPYGQAQYGQNPYGQAPGRAPGQVMDAQGGWMAQQQNMTHDQLQQMYNQPAAGPAETGRMTFDDVIIKTAACLGVLIAGAAVTLFVSMPLASLLMIVGALGGFVLALVNTFKKQPSPALILAYAGLEGLFLGGLTRVLDGMYPGVGLQAVIGTLSVFAVTLLLFKSGKVRATPKAMKFFMIAIAGYALFSVVNLVMMLTGLTTEPFGLRSGIIGVVIGVLAIGLAAFSLIMDFTSIEEGVRNGAPERFSWTAAFGLTVTLVWLYVEIIRLLAILRGDD, from the coding sequence ATGGCACTTGGCGGAAACCCGATCTTCAACGGAAAGAATTTCCGTGGAGCCACCCAGGCACCGCCTGTTCCGCAGGCTCAGTACGGCCAGAACCCCTACGGCCAGGCTCAGTATGGCCAGAACCCCTATGGCCAGGCTCCGGGCCGCGCCCCGGGCCAGGTCATGGACGCGCAGGGCGGCTGGATGGCCCAGCAGCAGAACATGACCCATGATCAGCTGCAGCAGATGTACAACCAGCCGGCAGCCGGCCCGGCCGAGACCGGGCGGATGACTTTTGACGACGTCATCATCAAGACGGCCGCCTGCCTCGGTGTGCTGATTGCCGGCGCAGCTGTCACGCTCTTCGTGAGCATGCCGCTGGCCTCACTGCTGATGATCGTCGGTGCGCTGGGCGGCTTCGTCCTCGCCCTCGTCAACACGTTCAAGAAGCAGCCGTCACCGGCCCTCATCCTGGCCTACGCAGGCCTCGAAGGACTCTTCCTTGGTGGCCTGACCCGTGTCCTTGACGGAATGTATCCGGGAGTCGGACTGCAGGCTGTCATCGGCACGCTGTCCGTCTTTGCGGTGACGCTGCTGCTGTTCAAGAGCGGCAAGGTCCGGGCAACGCCCAAGGCCATGAAGTTCTTTATGATCGCCATTGCCGGGTACGCCCTGTTCTCCGTGGTGAACCTCGTCATGATGCTGACAGGCCTGACGACGGAACCGTTCGGCCTGCGCAGCGGAATCATTGGCGTCGTCATCGGCGTTCTGGCCATTGGCCTCGCCGCCTTCTCGCTGATCATGGACTTCACCAGCATCGAGGAAGGCGTCCGCAACGGCGCACCGGAGCGGTTCTCCTGGACCGCCGCGTTCGGACTGACCGTGACCCTGGTCTGGCTGTACGTGGAAATCATCCGTCTTCTGGCGATCCTCCGCGGCGACGACTAG
- a CDS encoding ABC transporter ATP-binding protein has protein sequence MSEQRNVPTASGTGNSGDTAGIDYMTDTRPIAAGETAPGCKKRDPIVVAENVTRSFGGINAVDVEHLEIPRHKITALIGPNGAGKTTLFNLLTGFDTPNSGKWQFEGNSLAGVSPYKVARMGMVRTFQLTKVMGKLTVMENMRLGGSEQPGERLSKALFKGMWGGREKEITAQANVLLEKFKLDAKKDDYAASLSGGQRKLLEMARSLMVRPKLVMLDEPMAGVNPALTQSLLDHIKNLKAEGMTVLFVEHDMNMVRHIADWVVVMAEGKIVAEGPPQDVMKNPAVIDAYLGAHHDVDLGDAEGIKELAAELVADEESIVGTENAGIIAVDVVAAETEPRPETRKKDTE, from the coding sequence ATGAGTGAGCAACGCAATGTGCCAACAGCAAGTGGCACCGGGAACAGCGGTGACACCGCAGGAATTGACTACATGACGGATACGCGGCCGATCGCCGCCGGCGAGACCGCCCCGGGCTGCAAGAAGCGGGATCCGATCGTCGTCGCCGAAAACGTCACCCGCAGCTTCGGCGGCATCAACGCCGTCGACGTCGAACACCTTGAGATCCCCCGCCACAAAATCACTGCACTCATTGGACCCAATGGTGCCGGCAAGACCACCCTGTTCAACCTGCTGACCGGCTTTGACACACCCAACTCCGGAAAATGGCAGTTCGAAGGCAACAGCCTCGCCGGCGTCTCCCCCTACAAGGTGGCCCGGATGGGCATGGTCCGCACGTTCCAGCTGACCAAGGTGATGGGCAAGCTGACTGTCATGGAAAACATGCGGCTGGGAGGCTCTGAGCAGCCCGGTGAGCGGCTTTCCAAGGCCCTGTTCAAGGGCATGTGGGGCGGCCGCGAAAAGGAGATCACCGCCCAGGCGAACGTCCTGCTGGAGAAGTTCAAATTGGACGCGAAGAAGGACGACTACGCGGCATCGTTGTCCGGCGGCCAACGCAAGCTGCTTGAGATGGCACGATCGCTGATGGTCAGGCCCAAACTAGTGATGCTTGATGAGCCCATGGCCGGCGTCAACCCGGCGCTTACCCAGTCCCTCCTTGACCACATCAAGAACCTCAAGGCAGAAGGCATGACCGTGCTCTTCGTCGAGCACGACATGAACATGGTGCGCCACATCGCCGACTGGGTGGTGGTGATGGCCGAAGGCAAGATCGTCGCTGAAGGGCCGCCACAGGACGTGATGAAGAACCCCGCCGTGATCGATGCCTACCTGGGCGCCCACCACGATGTGGACCTGGGCGACGCCGAAGGCATCAAGGAACTGGCCGCCGAGCTCGTGGCCGACGAAGAGTCAATCGTGGGCACCGAGAACGCCGGAATTATCGCCGTCGACGTCGTTGCCGCCGAAACGGAGCCGCGGCCCGAAACCCGGAAGAAGGACACCGAATGA
- a CDS encoding branched-chain amino acid ABC transporter permease, whose amino-acid sequence MLKTLGAIFAAVVAILLVVAPASQATTPSPTPSPSNQQFQNSISGFLRDDARAPIADVTITAKSGDFTGTAKSGANGSWTIGVPVQGTYEVELDESTLPEGIKLADGQENPRKVTFSQTSNLSVIFAFGKGIVVQQQDFGQNLLNRLVAGLSFGLLLALASVGLSLIFGTTGLTNFAHGEMVTFGAVLVFAFNAMSLPFWLAVVLALLGGGLFGYVQDAGLWKPLRRRGTGLVPMMIVSIGLALAVRYVIQFYFGGSTQQLPYAQSAEIQIGPVSISPNNLWSLVISAVVIALIGFILLKTRLGKATRAVADNPALAAASGIDVDNVIRIVWVAGGMLASLGGILWAYYRPGVTFDMGSQILLLIFAGVTLGGLGTVFGALIGSIIVGIFVELTTVFGLAADLKYVGALFIMIVVLLFRPQGILGRRERVG is encoded by the coding sequence TTGCTGAAGACGTTGGGGGCTATATTTGCCGCCGTCGTTGCAATCCTCCTCGTCGTAGCCCCGGCATCGCAGGCCACTACCCCCTCGCCGACGCCATCCCCGTCGAACCAGCAGTTCCAGAACAGCATCAGCGGCTTCCTGCGGGACGACGCTCGGGCCCCTATCGCTGACGTTACGATCACTGCCAAAAGCGGGGATTTCACCGGGACCGCAAAATCAGGCGCCAACGGCTCGTGGACCATCGGAGTCCCGGTCCAGGGCACCTATGAAGTAGAGCTGGACGAGTCCACTCTCCCCGAAGGCATCAAGCTCGCTGACGGCCAGGAGAATCCCCGCAAAGTCACTTTCAGCCAGACTTCCAACCTCTCCGTGATCTTTGCCTTCGGCAAAGGCATTGTGGTCCAGCAACAGGACTTCGGCCAGAACCTGCTGAACAGGCTCGTGGCCGGCCTTAGCTTCGGCCTCCTGCTGGCGCTGGCCTCGGTGGGACTCTCGCTGATTTTCGGAACTACCGGCCTCACCAACTTTGCCCACGGCGAGATGGTCACCTTCGGCGCCGTTCTGGTCTTCGCCTTCAACGCCATGAGCCTTCCGTTCTGGCTGGCGGTGGTCCTTGCGCTGCTGGGCGGCGGCCTGTTCGGTTACGTCCAGGATGCCGGCCTGTGGAAACCGCTGCGCCGACGCGGGACGGGCCTGGTCCCGATGATGATCGTCAGCATTGGCCTCGCACTCGCGGTCCGCTATGTCATTCAGTTCTACTTCGGCGGATCGACCCAGCAACTGCCCTACGCCCAGAGCGCTGAAATACAGATTGGGCCGGTATCGATCTCGCCCAACAACCTGTGGTCGCTGGTCATCAGTGCCGTCGTGATCGCACTCATCGGTTTCATCCTCCTGAAGACCCGCCTGGGCAAAGCCACCCGCGCAGTCGCCGACAACCCAGCCCTCGCGGCCGCCTCGGGCATCGATGTCGACAACGTGATCCGGATTGTCTGGGTTGCGGGCGGAATGCTGGCCTCCCTCGGCGGCATTCTCTGGGCCTACTACCGGCCCGGCGTCACCTTCGATATGGGTTCGCAGATCCTGCTGCTCATCTTCGCCGGCGTGACCCTGGGCGGCCTCGGCACGGTCTTCGGTGCACTGATCGGATCCATCATCGTCGGCATCTTCGTGGAGCTGACCACCGTGTTCGGCCTGGCCGCCGACCTCAAATATGTGGGAGCACTGTTCATCATGATTGTTGTCCTCTTGTTCCGGCCGCAGGGCATCCTGGGCCGTCGCGAGCGCGTGGGTTAG
- a CDS encoding branched-chain amino acid ABC transporter permease translates to MDFGFIFSSAAGELFSPTTAAYALAALGLAVHFGYSGLLNFGQAGFMAVGAYGFAISTLSFGVPFFVGLLIAVACSAIFALLLGIPTLRLRADYLAIVTIAAAEIVRYIVTTNQLTSVTGSANGLAAFEGGFYSMNPFPEGSYFGMNNRDFFIRVVGWGLVIVCCTLVWLLMRSPWGRVLKGIREDENAVRSLGKNVYAYKMQALVIGGVLGALAGMIFTLPRGAVQPANYGTELTFFLYTCLLLGGLGTVLGPVVGAMIFWVVLSLTQGILYGLIESGAVTWLNTVQAGQLRYILVGVALMLLMIFRPQGVFGNKKELAFA, encoded by the coding sequence ATGGACTTTGGATTCATTTTTTCCAGCGCTGCCGGTGAACTGTTCAGCCCGACGACGGCGGCGTACGCGCTTGCCGCCCTCGGCCTCGCCGTTCACTTCGGCTACTCCGGCCTGCTGAACTTCGGCCAGGCCGGCTTTATGGCGGTAGGCGCCTACGGCTTCGCCATCTCGACGCTTAGCTTCGGCGTCCCGTTCTTTGTAGGCCTGCTCATTGCCGTCGCCTGCTCGGCTATTTTCGCGTTGCTGCTGGGCATTCCAACCCTTCGCCTGCGCGCCGACTACCTGGCCATCGTGACGATCGCGGCCGCGGAAATCGTCCGCTACATCGTCACCACCAACCAGCTCACGTCCGTGACGGGCTCCGCCAACGGCCTGGCCGCCTTCGAAGGCGGGTTCTACTCCATGAACCCGTTCCCCGAAGGCTCCTACTTTGGAATGAACAACAGGGACTTCTTTATCCGCGTAGTTGGCTGGGGCCTCGTGATCGTCTGTTGCACCCTGGTGTGGCTGCTGATGCGCAGCCCGTGGGGACGCGTCCTCAAGGGCATCCGCGAGGACGAGAACGCAGTCCGCTCGCTGGGAAAGAACGTGTACGCCTATAAGATGCAGGCGCTCGTCATCGGCGGCGTCCTCGGCGCCCTGGCCGGCATGATCTTCACCCTTCCCCGCGGTGCGGTCCAGCCGGCGAACTACGGCACCGAGCTGACGTTCTTCCTGTACACCTGCCTGCTTTTGGGCGGACTCGGAACAGTGCTTGGCCCGGTAGTAGGCGCCATGATCTTCTGGGTGGTGCTCTCGCTCACCCAGGGCATCCTGTACGGCCTCATTGAATCAGGGGCGGTGACATGGCTGAACACGGTCCAGGCCGGGCAGCTGCGTTACATCCTCGTGGGTGTCGCGCTGATGCTGCTGATGATCTTCCGGCCCCAGGGCGTTTTCGGCAATAAGAAGGAGTTGGCGTTCGCATGA